Part of the Diprion similis isolate iyDipSimi1 chromosome 10, iyDipSimi1.1, whole genome shotgun sequence genome, CAAAACTTGCTGGGCTACCAAAGACGCCGTACGTGACTGCGCTGTGTATTCTAACGAGCGCAAGCGACTGTGCTGAATGTGGAATCCTACTAGTTGGCCCATCCCCACCACCGTCGTTCCCAGACCACTGATCTCTACTATAAGTAGAGATCAGTGTTCCAGACTCACGATCAGTGTTCCAGACCTTCCAAACTAACGATCAGTGTCCCAGGTATAACTTTATTTCATCTGTATGTAAGACCATGGTGTAAGCATGAAACAAGTATAACCGTGGTGGTATGACCAAAGCAAATTTGACAGTCAAAAACCATGAAAACAAGATTATAACGAGCTGTTATACCAGGTGTCTCATTTTAATCTGCACATGATTTATCTCGGAAAATACTAATATTGAGTATAATGAAACTTTTAACTggctcaaaaaaataaatggcgCCGTTAAGATAggcaatttaattttattcaatttttgtgtCACACCACCTAACGATCAATGTGTGGATGCCTGAAATTAGATGCTTGCACTACGAAAATGGTTTGAACAATTGTTCTATCTCGAACCGATTTTGCTACTGTCGACGCAGTTCACGTCATCGGTGAAACAAATTGTCCCGGAACATGTTCAATAATTTACTACCATTTGACTAATCAAGATGAATAGGCAAACGTTTCATTATGGAGTAAAGAGGGAATCGTCAGGTCTCGCTCCTCCATGTGAAGTTCATCCGGGAATCAAGGTGTAACATATAAAATAAGTTATTCAAACATTCATGACTCGTAACGTGTAACTTTATTGCCGGTGATATGTACGCTTTAATATACTCCTTTTATAGCTGTATACTACGTTTATCACCTCACTCATTGGCAATATATAGAATTCACAatagtataattataacataGCTATCGTCCCAACGATCAGATGCAAGAGATATTTACCAGTTTTTTAGATGGGTATGTCTGATCGCGGGAATATTTCACGGTGCAGAGAAACTCAAGAAACTTAAATTGATTGAGGAACCCCTCCAGAAACAAGCCAAGATAGCGAATGAACAGCGTCAGAAGCGGCTGGCTCaggaaaaagtaattttagcGAAAGGTAAGTGTAATCGTGCAACATCTATGCCCAATCGTTGAGCGCgagtgtaaaatattatttatgtacataattCGTCTAGCCGAATTGGCTGCTTTGGAATTACTTTTCCTTGATGAGCCCACGGCGTCGGATAACGATACCGAATAACCGGCCTGGCACAGTCCTAACGAAATCCATCGAACTTGAACGAATAGACAAATTAATCAAGTGTACAAAGTTTCAAAGTCAATTGAAGTGTAGAACTCAATTATAATGGTAATAAACGATGTTGAACTGTTATACTACGCGAATTCATTTATGCGCATACGATAGCAAGTTTCATGCGATTTCTACTTGTAACTATCGTATAGTAACATCATGATTACTTTGCTTAGAGAACCGTGCGCGATTAACCCGCATAGTCAAGCTCGCAGAAGCTGAAATCGCGGCGCTGAACGGGACGACTGATGACGGAAGCAAAACGCCAAAATGATCTTGCTGGCAGGATTCAGGAGGGAcacatataattattttaccgGTTACTGCGGACTCGCGCCCACATTGTAGTATCCCAGCAATACTAATGTAGATGAATAACTGTGCAAAACATGTATAGTAATAAGCAAGTCAACATCTGTAAGCTATCTTTGTTTCTTCATATAAAACTATAGCCGTTCTTGATCATGTTCGTGgcgcaattttatttcacccccAGTCGCGTTCACCAGGTTTTTTGGGATACGGTCCGAAACGTTTTGTCGTTGACGGAAGAATTGAAAGATGGTTACACCCGggtaaattttcttcatcaatACACTACGGGTAAATAGGCCTAAGGCCAAGAAGCCGTGTTAAGACTCGATTTTCACGGGCGTCAAATGGATGCGGCAGCGCCATGCCGTCGACGGCATAAAAACGTTCATTTTTGCCGGGCGGTCTTTTTGCCGCCAATAGCCGCGTCAATTCGATGCCCATGGAAATCCAGCCTTAGGAGATTCGATATCTCCTTCTTTATCGGTGGAGCCATTTTAACAGTTGCGTACAGTTGCAACCTGGTTGgcgttggatttttttatcacagtgGTTTGAAGGGGCCGCCATCCCAGGCTTAATACATTACCTCAACGCAGGATGGCGCACACCTGGCAGATTATAATACACCTGGTGTAGATTTTCCGTAATTCGTTAAATTGCACAGATTGCCACAGATCGCTCTGCGGCGGGACGGCGAGGTGCAGGGCGTCGCACGTGCCCAGATTTGTCATTTCGGTGGGGGAGCTAGGTGATTAAGCGTTTAATCTCGTTCGTCCGTATGTATGTGGTACGTATCCATGCATACGTAAATAATCAAATCTACTCCAAGAATTAGTCAATATGTTGGCATCTatgagtatatgtatatatacagtacGACCAATACGCCCGACACGCAGTGTTACATATTTCCCTGGCTTAAAACAAGCATAAATGTATTGTATTGGCGAATTTAATCCCGAGCAACAACATCGATTGAGAAACCGCAGTTGACTTGAGGGAGGATATAGACGGAAAGTCATGTAAGTTAGACTCGTCATTCTTAATAATAGCTATGCATGCATGTACCTACTCAATATAATGAAATCGAGCAGTGAACGAGTAAGTGAAGAGTCCgtaacaaatcaattttattaatctACAAAAACTGACCTCCACCGCCTTACGGGCCtcatttgatattattttccgTTCTCATATCTTCCCCACCCACTATTCAAGGCTCGATTTAATGGTATATTCGGACAAAAATTATCGGATGACCCAGCAGTAAATAAGATGTGATTTGGCAATCTGCACACATTACATACAGACGTTACATACATCCATAGATTCACCCACCTGTAGATGGTTAATTACGATACAGCAGAAATAcacttatttcttttattacagGATTATCAGATGCCTATCGGCGTGTTATCTCCCTCCGTTAAGCAATAGATAATGCGATACTAATATACCTTTGTACATGCACATGTAAGCATACATACATTGGTAGATAGATACAGGCATGTATGCATATCTATAAATCTATATGCACGGCTATACgtcaatatatttatatacgttcACTATACTGACATATTCAATGAAATGGGCCAAAACGGAAGTACGCACCATGGGCATTGGGGACGTGGTCGAACTTTCCGACGAGCAACCCTTGGTGTGCTGGGAAAAAAACATTCTCAACCTAGCAAAATCCTGTCGCACACATTTGCGTATGATGATGAGGGTCTTAAGGTATTAATATCACTGTCCATAATCATGCGAATCGTTACCAAGAGAGATAGAGACTTCGCTGTTGTCACGCCTATTATCTTATCAGATCAGTCTAGACTGAAGCTAGTGATCGATTGAATTTAAGTTACACTTGCCGATTGCCAAGATAACACGCAatattcagagaaaaaaatttgatagttTAGTGCTGGCTTTCATAGTTTACCGATGACACTCTGCCAGCGTTATTAACAGCTTACAGTTTATTCAGTAATAATTATCTGCCTAGGTTGACCGGATGAATTTGAACACAGCTACGGAAGAAGAATTGATGACATTGCCAGGAATAAACAGGGCAGTGGCCAGGAATATAGTTTGTCATAGACAGGCGATAGGGAGATTTCACAGGGTCGAGGACTTGGTTTTAGTTTCGGGAGTGGGAGCTTATAAACTGGAATTGGTTCGGCCTGAAATCTGCGTGGCATCTACTGATGCCAGCACAAGTTCATCTCAAGCTTCGATAAGCTTGAACTCTTCGGGGAATACTGGGAGTTTGCTGGATGTTAATAGTGCAAGTGTTTTTGCATTGCAAGGAATCCCAGGCTTGAATCAGGTATGCTTATTGTCTCTAAAATTGGACCTGAATCACTGTAAGCGAGACAGTTTCAAAAATACcaataaaaatgtatgctAAAATACAAAAGTTGCACCATCTGTTAACAAATCAACTTTACATCTGCACAGGAATTGGCAGCTAACGTTGTTGAAAGGAGACACAGGCGAGGATTTTATCAATCGCTAGATGAACTAGCAAAGGTCCGAGGGATTGGAAAACATCGTTTGGCGATAATCAAGCCTTTTCTGAAGATCGTCGTTGACTCGGATGGATCTGTTACCCCAACCCCTAGCAACGGTACATCCTCTTCTTTGGGAACAAATCCACAGATGACAAGTACCCCTGTTTCTAACGGTGTAGTCAGAAATTCGAACAAGGTGCCTCGAATCAATGGAATAAATCCAAGTGCTCATGTCACGTGAGTCTAATGAgaacatttattaatatacACTTTCAGGGTATGATTCTTGTGTGATCTTATACACTCAATATGGTAATCAGAGAGGCAAACTTTCTGCCGAATACAGATTAATCGAAAGATTCAGGGCAACACGAATTGTTTCAGCAATAACATTGAAACAAGCTCCGGAATAACTGAAGATGAAATTTGGGAGCTACTCAGTGTTGCCAGTCCTCGGCCTCTGACACCCAGCAACTTTTCTAGCAGACTCGACGGAAGGACCTCCTTCAGAATTGCCACATGGAACCTAGAGAATTTCAGCGTTGACAAGGCCTGCAACCCAGGCGTACGAGAAGTTATATGTCGGACTATACTGGAGAACAGGTAAGCACGAGTCATGGCCCTGCCAAATAGGTAACAAAGTATACAGGTTCAATAGTTGTGATATGACATTGTGATAAATATGACGGTTTctaagaaaaatacaaattttctgaCTAGAGTTGATTAGTCATGGTTCCCTTCATTGCTTGTGCCATGTCAACTCTACCGATTTGTTGATCAAAGTAAACTTCACTTTCAAATCTGCATTTCTGTTGACAGATTATCTTTGCTAGCATTACAAGAGATTGAGAGCAGTGAAGCTCTGGCTAAAATAACGCTAGAATTAAATAGCCCTATTCTTAAACGGGTTCGCGATTGGCAAGGAAACCGCAGGGTTTGGCGATCCCTACACTTAGGACAAGGACTTGCTATTCTATGGGACACGGACGGGAAAATTCGTATATCCCTTCAGCATCAGCCGTCGGCAGCAACGGATTCAGTACCCACTGCTGCCTGCGCGACATTTCACGTGGGTTCTCGAATGTGACTATGTCCGAAAAGAAAGGCAAACAACTTACGAGCATTTTCGATTTGCTACATTCCAGTT contains:
- the LOC124411273 gene encoding endonuclease/exonuclease/phosphatase family domain-containing protein 1-like isoform X2, with protein sequence MNLNTATEEELMTLPGINRAVARNIVCHRQAIGRFHRVEDLVLVSGVGAYKLELVRPEICVASTDASTSSSQASISLNSSGNTGSLLDVNSASVFALQGIPGLNQELAANVVERRHRRGFYQSLDELAKVRGIGKHRLAIIKPFLKIVVDSDGSVTPTPSNGTSSSLGTNPQMTSTPVSNGVVRNSNKVPRINGINPSAHVTNNIETSSGITEDEIWELLSVASPRPLTPSNFSSRLDGRTSFRIATWNLENFSVDKACNPGVREVICRTILENRLSLLALQEIESSEALAKITLELNSPILKRVRDWQGNRRVWRSLHLGQGLAILWDTDGKIRISLQHQPSAATDSVPTAACATFHINKVTITVVNAALHGVRDRRVIDDYCRFENTLVLGDFSKINGVENLDLELPHNENTAVHPEGLFFNDNIAWSRKSRAVLRTGHSGIVKQGLTHLGIPRGWKWGGAVSTHCPVWCQIYSQPND
- the LOC124411273 gene encoding endonuclease/exonuclease/phosphatase family domain-containing protein 1-like isoform X1, whose translation is MGQNGSTHHGHWGRGRTFRRATLGVLGKKHSQPSKILSHTFAYDDEGLKVDRMNLNTATEEELMTLPGINRAVARNIVCHRQAIGRFHRVEDLVLVSGVGAYKLELVRPEICVASTDASTSSSQASISLNSSGNTGSLLDVNSASVFALQGIPGLNQELAANVVERRHRRGFYQSLDELAKVRGIGKHRLAIIKPFLKIVVDSDGSVTPTPSNGTSSSLGTNPQMTSTPVSNGVVRNSNKVPRINGINPSAHVTNNIETSSGITEDEIWELLSVASPRPLTPSNFSSRLDGRTSFRIATWNLENFSVDKACNPGVREVICRTILENRLSLLALQEIESSEALAKITLELNSPILKRVRDWQGNRRVWRSLHLGQGLAILWDTDGKIRISLQHQPSAATDSVPTAACATFHINKVTITVVNAALHGVRDRRVIDDYCRFENTLVLGDFSKINGVENLDLELPHNENTAVHPEGLFFNDNIAWSRKSRAVLRTGHSGIVKQGLTHLGIPRGWKWGGAVSTHCPVWCQIYSQPND